A stretch of Gasterosteus aculeatus chromosome 4, fGasAcu3.hap1.1, whole genome shotgun sequence DNA encodes these proteins:
- the kmt2e gene encoding inactive histone-lysine N-methyltransferase 2E isoform X7 gives MSIVIPVGVDTADASYLDMAAGSDRPESVEASPVVVEKSSYPHQIYSSGSHHSHSYIGLPYADHNYGARPPPTPPASPPPSMLIRQGEGGLFVPGGQDEASRGTTLSTSEDGSYGADITRCICGFTHDDGYMICCDKCSAWQHIDCMGIDRQNIPETYLCERCQPRHLDRERAILLQTRKRECLSDGDTSATESGDEVPLELYSTFQHTPTTITLTTGRLGNKQTDKKRKKSGDKEPQASSARAKKAFREGSRKSSRVKGAAPEQEPTEHPSLWENKLKTWMERYEEASSNQYSEDVQVLLRVKEQGDGKSLAYNTHPASFKPPVESQVQKNKKILKAVRDLAPDSLIIEYRGKFMLRQQFEANGYFFKRPYPFVLFYSKFDGLEMCVDARSFGNEARFIRRSCTPNSEVRHVVEDGMLHLYIYSLRPIVKGTEITIGFDYDYGSCKYKVDCACVKGNQECPVLKHNLEPTENLGSGGRRRGSRKDKETVRDDQGQNQNVGLDCEGKSKSAGDGKQRKLSPLRLSISNNQTREERKMEAILQAFARMEKREKRREQALERIGGVKTEVGGRSDIKEEPPATPEMADSPTVMQPLLEVKEEPGLKPAKVKSSRNRKSFSRNRTHIGQQRRRARTISTCSDLAPGSPTESVEPLTNEAPEGEAPAAPEPEAIPDEAPDTSPPHSCSPAPDRHRNGSKSFKSKKHFVSEWVGEKQQDRGGVRTPEPVPERPLRISSDPEVLATQLNALPGMACSPQVYSTPKHYVRFSSPFLANRSPTTPGVPTGRRRSRELPETPPTTGSCKKRWLKQALEEEGSTSPARGPSLLMPSEGPLSPPINGDSDSPLAYNGTCSLPELPTPLKKRRLSPLDACMSESSTPYGSPCATPTRADQSETPATPVLPATPPRPRTEEPSAEPPPSTPTQTLNVLQESDSSVESSPEVSRKPSVQEADRPPSLVSSPCVRAPSSDGPPTEATATVPESPQPPAAAAAEPMDCGEDRADGAVVEGSNEASSSAETCASSFPGWIKSPDRGPTGPAGLNFSPVNSNLRDLTPSHTLEPLVAPFRPEAAAGAAAGAAAAGTVPLVVSQPPFPEAQGPLFYPCPEEATSLGFSRSLNGDGSGEGGGSAQNPPQKKKVSLLEYRKRQREARRSGSKAECGSPVSAAPPLTVDAFAAALETTSEAPLPPAPPPLCNTATSTAAKEPPASEEGEVPAEKGEKEGGEGQWTSSTSVEQARERGYHRALLLSKDKDADGETEGGDTPALRDCPSPSLQKTPTHAPCSPGPVAPPPSRPAKEEEADGQPPSKPKPAPLTPTKLHPAPLPSSPVHYPGPSLLHSPKPQGSPYRGQRALFSAPPQALPPAQTPTGPAAFPQYNAQSDPPPPPPPPPATAAYFPSQSASPAGPFPGFKPAVAPPYPPGSQPLMQTIPHSVHYQSSAAPPPPPPPPHPMSGPTLLHVNLQPSPIQQHQLMLSTAAPPPPPPPPSQGQAPQQQPPAGSALLSLTPPPPPPPPPPAPSTNAQMQPHHFQNLGAFQPALLHPGATANPSVPPSTYPPPLQQTGLPPPPPPPPQQTQQGQAQAAASPRGAPASSTPFHSSGYLSTGWH, from the exons ATGAGCATAGTCATCCCAGTAGGGGTGGACACAGCGGACGCCTCATACCTGGACATGGCTGCAGGCTCAGA CAGACCAGAATCGGTGGAGGCCAGCCCCGTGGTGGTGGAGAAGTCCAGCTACCCGCACCAGATCTACAGCAGCGGCTCTCACCATTCCCACAGTTACATTGGCCTGCCGTACGCC GACCATAACTATGGGGCGCGGCCCCCACCCACTCCAccggcctcccctcccccctccatgtTGATCCGacaaggagagggggggttgtttgttCCAGGAGGCCAGGACGAAGCATCCAGGGGCACAACGCTCAGCACCTCAGAAGATGGCAGCTACGGGGCAGACATCACCCGCTGCATCTGTGGCTTCACCCACGATGACGGCTACATGATCTGCTGCGACAAGTGCAG cGCGTGGCAGCATATCGACTGCATGGGCATCGACAGGCAGAACATTCCTGAGACTTACCTGTGTGAGCGCTGCCAACCACGACACCTGGATAGAGAGCGGGCCATCCTGCTGCAGACCAGGAAACGAGAGTGTCTCTCTG ATGGTGACACCAGTGCAACAGAGAGTGGAGATGAGGTGCCATTAGAACTTTACTCCACCTTCCAACACACGCCTACCACCATCACGCTCACCACTGGGCGCCTCGGCAATAAGCAGACTGATAAAAAACGTAAAAAGAGCGGCGATAAAGAGCCTCAAGCCTCCTCTGCCCGCGCTAAGAAG GCCTTCCGAGAAGGGTCCAGAAAGTCCTCCAGAGTAAAG GGCGCCGCTCCGGAGCAGGAGCCGACGGAGCACCCGTCTCTGTGGGAGAACAAACTCAAGACGTGGATGGAGCGATACGAGGAGGCCAGCAGCAATCAGTACAGCGAGGACGTCCAGGTCCTGTTGCGTGTCAAAGAGCAAGGCGATGGCAAGAGCCTGGCGTACAACACGCACCCGGCCTCCTTCAAGCCGCCGGTGGAG AGTCAAgttcagaagaacaagaagatcCTCAAGGCGGTGCGAGACTTGGCCCCGGACTCCCTCATCATCGAGTACAGGGGAAAGTTCATGCTTCGACAGCAGTTCGAGGCCAACGGATACTTCTTCAAGAG gcCATACccctttgtgttgttttattccaaGTTTGATGGACTAGAGATGTGTGTGGACGCTCGTAGCTTCGGCAACGAGGCGCGCTTCATCCGTCGCTCCTGCACCCCGAATTCTGAG GTGCGGCACGTGGTTGAGGACGGGATGCTGCATTTATACATCTACTCCTTGAGGCCGATCGTCAAAGGCACAGAAATCACCATTGGTTTTGATTACGACTACGGCAGCTG TAAATACAAGGTGGACTGTGCCTGCGTGAAGGGGAACCAGGAGTGCCCGGTGCTCAAGCACAACCTCGAACCCACGGAGAACCTGGGCTCCGGAGGCCGGCGACGAGGGAGCCGCAAGGACAAGGAGACGGTCCGGGACGACCAGGGCCAGAACCAGAACGTGGGCCTGGACTGCGAGGGGAAGAGCAAGAGCGCCGGCGACGGCAAACAGAGGAagctctctcctctccgcctctccaTCTCAAACAACCAG acacgggaggagaggaagatggaggccATCCTGCAGGCCTTTGCCCGGATGGAGAAGCGGGAGAAGCGTAGGGAGCAGGCCCTGGAGAGAATCGGCGGCGTCAAGACGGAAGTCGGCGGCCGCAGCGACATCAAGGAGGAGCCGCCCGCCACGCCGGAGATGGCGGATTCTCCGACGGTCATGCAG CCGCTGCTGGAGGTGAAAGAGGAGCCGGGACTGAAGCCAGCTAAGGTCAAAAGCTCGAGGAACAGGAAGAGCTTCTCAAGGAACCGCACGCACATCGGTCAACAGCGGCGGCGAGCTCGCACCATCAGCACCTGCTCCGACCTGGCCCCCGGCTCTCCGACCGAGTCGGTGGAGCCGCTGACCAACGAGGCCCCCGAAGGAGAGGCGCCGGCCGCGCCCGAGCCGGAGGCCATCCCCGACGAAGCGCCGGACACCAGCCCCCCGCACAGCTGCTCGCCCGCGCCGGACCGACACCGCAACGGGAGCAAGAGCTTCAAATCTAAAAAG cACTTTGTGAGTGAGTGGGTGGGAGAGAAGCAGCAGGACCGCGGCGGCGTACGGACCCCAGAGCCGGTGCCAGAGAGGCCGCTGAGAATAAGCAGTGACCCCGAAGTACTCGCCACGCAGCTGAACGCCCTGCCGGGCATGGCCTGCTCTCCGCAGGTCTACAGCACCCCCAAACACTACGTCCGCTTCTCGTCCCCATTCCTGGCTAACCGCAGCCCCACCACCCCCGGGGTCCCCACCGGGAGACGGCGTTCCCGGGAACTGCCCGAAACCCCGCCCACCACCGGCTCCTGCAAGAAG CGATGGTTGAAGCaggctctggaggaggagggctccACCAGCCCGGCCAGAGGACCAAGCCTCCTGATGCCCAGCGAGGGTCCTCTCAGCCCCCCCATTAACGGGGACTCTGACAGCCCTCTAGCCTACAACGGTACCTGCTCGCTACCAG AGTTGCCCACGCCGCTGAAAAAGCGGCGGCTGAGTCCGCTGGACGCCTGCATGTCCGAGAGCTCCACGCCCTACGGCTCCCCTTGTGCCACGCCCACCAGGGCCGACCAATCGGAGACACCCGCGACCCCCGTCCTACCGGCTACCCCGCCGCGTCCCCGGACCGAGGAGCCGAGCGCGGAGCCCCCGCCCAGCACCCCAACGCAGACACTTAACGTCCTCCAGGAG AGTGACTCTTCGGTGGAAAGCTCCCCGGAGGTCAGCCGGAAACCCAGCGTGCAAGAG GCCGACCGTCCTCCTTCGTTGGTCTCCTCTCCGTGCGTCAGGGCTCCCAGTTCGGACGGACCCCCGACAGAAGCCACGGCGACGGTTCCCGAAAGCCCGCAGCccccggccgccgccgccgccgagcctATGGACTGCGGGGAGGACCGGGCCGACGGCGCGGTTGTCGAGGGGAGCAACGAGGCTTCCTCATCCGCAGAAACATGTGCTTCCTCTTTCCCCGGCTGGATAAAAAGCCCCGACAGAGGCCCGACTGGACCAGCTGGCCTGAACTTCTCCCCAGTCAACTCAAACCTAAGGGACCTCACCCCCTCGCACACCCTGGAGCCTCTGGTGGCCCCCTTCAGGCCCGAGGCCGCAGCTGGGGCCGCAGCGGGGGCCGCCGCGGCGGGGACGGTGCCGCTGGTCGTCTCTCAGCCCCCCTTCCCTGAAGCCCAGGGGCCGCTCTTTTACCCCTGCCCCGAGGAGGCCACTTCACTGGGCTTCTCGCGCTCGCTGAACGGGGACGGCTCGGGCGAGGGGGGAGGCTCAGCGCAGAATCCCCCACAGAAGAAAAAG GTGTCCCTGCTGGAGTACAGGAAGCGCCAGCGCGAAGCCCGGCGCAGCGGCTCCAAGGCCGAGTGCGGCTCCCCCGTGTCCGCCGCGCCTCCTTTGACTGTGGACGCCTTCGCCGCCGCGTTAGAGACCACGAGTGAAGCACCTCTGCCTcctgctccgcctcctctctgcAACACCGCCACCAGCACCGCGGCAAAAGAGCCCCCGGCgagcgaggagggggaggtgccagcggagaaaggagagaaggaaggaggagagggacagtg GACGTCGTCCACTTCTGTGGAGCAGGCGCGAGAGCGCGGCTACCACCGAGCGCTGCTGCTCAGCAAAGACAAGGACGCGG aTGGTGAGACCGAAGGTGGAGACACGCCCGCGCTGAGGGACTGCCCCTCTCCGAGTCTTCAAAAGACGCCGACCCACGCG CCCTGCTCTCCCGGTCCCGTGGCTCCGCCTCCCAGTCGCccggcgaaggaggaggaggccgacggCCAGCCGCCGAGCAAGCCGAAGCCGGCCCCCCTGACTCCCACCAAGCTCCACCCGGCGCCGTTGCCCTCCTCGCCGGTCCACTACCCCGGACCCTCCCTCCTGCACTCCCCCAAGCCGCAGGGCTCTCCCTACCGCGGCCAGAGGGCGCTGTTCTCCGCTCCGCCTCAAGCCCTGCCCCCGGCGCAGACTCCGACCGGCCCGGCCGCTTTCCCCCAGTACAACGCGCAGAGTgacccgcccccgcccccgcctcctccaccggcTACGGCGGCGTATTTTCCTAGCCAGAGCGCCTCGCCCGCCGGGCCCTTCCCTGGGTTTAAACCTGCCGTCGCCCCCCCGTACCCTCCTGGTTCTCAGCCCCTGATGCAGACTATTCCCCACAGTGTGCATTACCAGAGCTCCGcggcgccgccgcccccccctccgcccccacaCCCGATGTCTGGCCCCACCCTGCTGCACGTCAACCTGCAGCCGTCTCCCATCCAGCAACACCAGCTCATGCTGAGCACCGCcgccccacctcctcccccccctcctccctcgcaGGGCCAGGCCCCTCAGCAGCAGCCTCCCGCCGGCAGCGCCTTGTTGTCGCTgacccctcccccgccgcctcccccgcctccccccgcgCCCTCGACCAACGCCCAGATGCAGCCCCACCACTTTCAGAACTTGGGGGCTTTTCAGCCGGCGTTGCTGCACCCAGGCGCCACCGCCAACCCGTCAGTGCCCCCGTCGACCTACCCGCCACCCCTACAGCAGACCGGActgcccccacctccccctccacccccccaacaGACTCAACAAGGCCAGGCCCAGGCCGCTGCCTCCCCTCGTGGCGCCCCTGCGTCCTCGACCCCCTTCCACAGCTCGGGCTACCTGAGCACTGGGTGGCACTGa
- the kmt2e gene encoding inactive histone-lysine N-methyltransferase 2E isoform X5, with amino-acid sequence MSIVIPVGVDTADASYLDMAAGSDRPESVEASPVVVEKSSYPHQIYSSGSHHSHSYIGLPYADHNYGARPPPTPPASPPPSMLIRQGEGGLFVPGGQDEASRGTTLSTSEDGSYGADITRCICGFTHDDGYMICCDKCSAWQHIDCMGIDRQNIPETYLCERCQPRHLDRERAILLQTRKRECLSDGDTSATESGDEVPLELYSTFQHTPTTITLTTGRLGNKQTDKKRKKSGDKEPQASSARAKKAFREGSRKSSRVKGAAPEQEPTEHPSLWENKLKTWMERYEEASSNQYSEDVQVLLRVKEQGDGKSLAYNTHPASFKPPVESQVQKNKKILKAVRDLAPDSLIIEYRGKFMLRQQFEANGYFFKRPYPFVLFYSKFDGLEMCVDARSFGNEARFIRRSCTPNSEVRHVVEDGMLHLYIYSLRPIVKGTEITIGFDYDYGSCKYKVDCACVKGNQECPVLKHNLEPTENLGSGGRRRGSRKDKETVRDDQGQNQNVGLDCEGKSKSAGDGKQRKLSPLRLSISNNQANPAEQSHLPVGAASSWKGLKHKETREERKMEAILQAFARMEKREKRREQALERIGGVKTEVGGRSDIKEEPPATPEMADSPTVMQPLLEVKEEPGLKPAKVKSSRNRKSFSRNRTHIGQQRRRARTISTCSDLAPGSPTESVEPLTNEAPEGEAPAAPEPEAIPDEAPDTSPPHSCSPAPDRHRNGSKSFKSKKHFVSEWVGEKQQDRGGVRTPEPVPERPLRISSDPEVLATQLNALPGMACSPQVYSTPKHYVRFSSPFLANRSPTTPGVPTGRRRSRELPETPPTTGSCKKRWLKQALEEEGSTSPARGPSLLMPSEGPLSPPINGDSDSPLAYNGTCSLPELPTPLKKRRLSPLDACMSESSTPYGSPCATPTRADQSETPATPVLPATPPRPRTEEPSAEPPPSTPTQTLNVLQESDSSVESSPEVSRKPSVQEADRPPSLVSSPCVRAPSSDGPPTEATATVPESPQPPAAAAAEPMDCGEDRADGAVVEGSNEASSSAETCASSFPGWIKSPDRGPTGPAGLNFSPVNSNLRDLTPSHTLEPLVAPFRPEAAAGAAAGAAAAGTVPLVVSQPPFPEAQGPLFYPCPEEATSLGFSRSLNGDGSGEGGGSAQNPPQKKKVSLLEYRKRQREARRSGSKAECGSPVSAAPPLTVDAFAAALETTSEAPLPPAPPPLCNTATSTAAKEPPASEEGEVPAEKGEKEGGEGQWTSSTSVEQARERGYHRALLLSKDKDADGETEGGDTPALRDCPSPSLQKTPTHAPCSPGPVAPPPSRPAKEEEADGQPPSKPKPAPLTPTKLHPAPLPSSPVHYPGPSLLHSPKPQGSPYRGQRALFSAPPQALPPAQTPTGPAAFPQYNAQSDPPPPPPPPPATAAYFPSQSASPAGPFPGFKPAVAPPYPPGSQPLMQTIPHSVHYQSSAAPPPPPPPPHPMSGPTLLHVNLQPSPIQQHQLMLSTAAPPPPPPPPSQGQAPQQQPPAGSALLSLTPPPPPPPPPPAPSTNAQMQPHHFQNLGAFQPALLHPGATANPSVPPSTYPPPLQQTGLPPPPPPPPQQTQQGQAQAAASPRGAPASSTPFHSSGYLSTGWH; translated from the exons ATGAGCATAGTCATCCCAGTAGGGGTGGACACAGCGGACGCCTCATACCTGGACATGGCTGCAGGCTCAGA CAGACCAGAATCGGTGGAGGCCAGCCCCGTGGTGGTGGAGAAGTCCAGCTACCCGCACCAGATCTACAGCAGCGGCTCTCACCATTCCCACAGTTACATTGGCCTGCCGTACGCC GACCATAACTATGGGGCGCGGCCCCCACCCACTCCAccggcctcccctcccccctccatgtTGATCCGacaaggagagggggggttgtttgttCCAGGAGGCCAGGACGAAGCATCCAGGGGCACAACGCTCAGCACCTCAGAAGATGGCAGCTACGGGGCAGACATCACCCGCTGCATCTGTGGCTTCACCCACGATGACGGCTACATGATCTGCTGCGACAAGTGCAG cGCGTGGCAGCATATCGACTGCATGGGCATCGACAGGCAGAACATTCCTGAGACTTACCTGTGTGAGCGCTGCCAACCACGACACCTGGATAGAGAGCGGGCCATCCTGCTGCAGACCAGGAAACGAGAGTGTCTCTCTG ATGGTGACACCAGTGCAACAGAGAGTGGAGATGAGGTGCCATTAGAACTTTACTCCACCTTCCAACACACGCCTACCACCATCACGCTCACCACTGGGCGCCTCGGCAATAAGCAGACTGATAAAAAACGTAAAAAGAGCGGCGATAAAGAGCCTCAAGCCTCCTCTGCCCGCGCTAAGAAG GCCTTCCGAGAAGGGTCCAGAAAGTCCTCCAGAGTAAAG GGCGCCGCTCCGGAGCAGGAGCCGACGGAGCACCCGTCTCTGTGGGAGAACAAACTCAAGACGTGGATGGAGCGATACGAGGAGGCCAGCAGCAATCAGTACAGCGAGGACGTCCAGGTCCTGTTGCGTGTCAAAGAGCAAGGCGATGGCAAGAGCCTGGCGTACAACACGCACCCGGCCTCCTTCAAGCCGCCGGTGGAG AGTCAAgttcagaagaacaagaagatcCTCAAGGCGGTGCGAGACTTGGCCCCGGACTCCCTCATCATCGAGTACAGGGGAAAGTTCATGCTTCGACAGCAGTTCGAGGCCAACGGATACTTCTTCAAGAG gcCATACccctttgtgttgttttattccaaGTTTGATGGACTAGAGATGTGTGTGGACGCTCGTAGCTTCGGCAACGAGGCGCGCTTCATCCGTCGCTCCTGCACCCCGAATTCTGAG GTGCGGCACGTGGTTGAGGACGGGATGCTGCATTTATACATCTACTCCTTGAGGCCGATCGTCAAAGGCACAGAAATCACCATTGGTTTTGATTACGACTACGGCAGCTG TAAATACAAGGTGGACTGTGCCTGCGTGAAGGGGAACCAGGAGTGCCCGGTGCTCAAGCACAACCTCGAACCCACGGAGAACCTGGGCTCCGGAGGCCGGCGACGAGGGAGCCGCAAGGACAAGGAGACGGTCCGGGACGACCAGGGCCAGAACCAGAACGTGGGCCTGGACTGCGAGGGGAAGAGCAAGAGCGCCGGCGACGGCAAACAGAGGAagctctctcctctccgcctctccaTCTCAAACAACCAG GCCAACCCAGCGGAGCAGTCCCATCTCCCTGTCGGGGCGGCTTCCAGCTGGAAGGGACTGAAACACAAGGAG acacgggaggagaggaagatggaggccATCCTGCAGGCCTTTGCCCGGATGGAGAAGCGGGAGAAGCGTAGGGAGCAGGCCCTGGAGAGAATCGGCGGCGTCAAGACGGAAGTCGGCGGCCGCAGCGACATCAAGGAGGAGCCGCCCGCCACGCCGGAGATGGCGGATTCTCCGACGGTCATGCAG CCGCTGCTGGAGGTGAAAGAGGAGCCGGGACTGAAGCCAGCTAAGGTCAAAAGCTCGAGGAACAGGAAGAGCTTCTCAAGGAACCGCACGCACATCGGTCAACAGCGGCGGCGAGCTCGCACCATCAGCACCTGCTCCGACCTGGCCCCCGGCTCTCCGACCGAGTCGGTGGAGCCGCTGACCAACGAGGCCCCCGAAGGAGAGGCGCCGGCCGCGCCCGAGCCGGAGGCCATCCCCGACGAAGCGCCGGACACCAGCCCCCCGCACAGCTGCTCGCCCGCGCCGGACCGACACCGCAACGGGAGCAAGAGCTTCAAATCTAAAAAG cACTTTGTGAGTGAGTGGGTGGGAGAGAAGCAGCAGGACCGCGGCGGCGTACGGACCCCAGAGCCGGTGCCAGAGAGGCCGCTGAGAATAAGCAGTGACCCCGAAGTACTCGCCACGCAGCTGAACGCCCTGCCGGGCATGGCCTGCTCTCCGCAGGTCTACAGCACCCCCAAACACTACGTCCGCTTCTCGTCCCCATTCCTGGCTAACCGCAGCCCCACCACCCCCGGGGTCCCCACCGGGAGACGGCGTTCCCGGGAACTGCCCGAAACCCCGCCCACCACCGGCTCCTGCAAGAAG CGATGGTTGAAGCaggctctggaggaggagggctccACCAGCCCGGCCAGAGGACCAAGCCTCCTGATGCCCAGCGAGGGTCCTCTCAGCCCCCCCATTAACGGGGACTCTGACAGCCCTCTAGCCTACAACGGTACCTGCTCGCTACCAG AGTTGCCCACGCCGCTGAAAAAGCGGCGGCTGAGTCCGCTGGACGCCTGCATGTCCGAGAGCTCCACGCCCTACGGCTCCCCTTGTGCCACGCCCACCAGGGCCGACCAATCGGAGACACCCGCGACCCCCGTCCTACCGGCTACCCCGCCGCGTCCCCGGACCGAGGAGCCGAGCGCGGAGCCCCCGCCCAGCACCCCAACGCAGACACTTAACGTCCTCCAGGAG AGTGACTCTTCGGTGGAAAGCTCCCCGGAGGTCAGCCGGAAACCCAGCGTGCAAGAG GCCGACCGTCCTCCTTCGTTGGTCTCCTCTCCGTGCGTCAGGGCTCCCAGTTCGGACGGACCCCCGACAGAAGCCACGGCGACGGTTCCCGAAAGCCCGCAGCccccggccgccgccgccgccgagcctATGGACTGCGGGGAGGACCGGGCCGACGGCGCGGTTGTCGAGGGGAGCAACGAGGCTTCCTCATCCGCAGAAACATGTGCTTCCTCTTTCCCCGGCTGGATAAAAAGCCCCGACAGAGGCCCGACTGGACCAGCTGGCCTGAACTTCTCCCCAGTCAACTCAAACCTAAGGGACCTCACCCCCTCGCACACCCTGGAGCCTCTGGTGGCCCCCTTCAGGCCCGAGGCCGCAGCTGGGGCCGCAGCGGGGGCCGCCGCGGCGGGGACGGTGCCGCTGGTCGTCTCTCAGCCCCCCTTCCCTGAAGCCCAGGGGCCGCTCTTTTACCCCTGCCCCGAGGAGGCCACTTCACTGGGCTTCTCGCGCTCGCTGAACGGGGACGGCTCGGGCGAGGGGGGAGGCTCAGCGCAGAATCCCCCACAGAAGAAAAAG GTGTCCCTGCTGGAGTACAGGAAGCGCCAGCGCGAAGCCCGGCGCAGCGGCTCCAAGGCCGAGTGCGGCTCCCCCGTGTCCGCCGCGCCTCCTTTGACTGTGGACGCCTTCGCCGCCGCGTTAGAGACCACGAGTGAAGCACCTCTGCCTcctgctccgcctcctctctgcAACACCGCCACCAGCACCGCGGCAAAAGAGCCCCCGGCgagcgaggagggggaggtgccagcggagaaaggagagaaggaaggaggagagggacagtg GACGTCGTCCACTTCTGTGGAGCAGGCGCGAGAGCGCGGCTACCACCGAGCGCTGCTGCTCAGCAAAGACAAGGACGCGG aTGGTGAGACCGAAGGTGGAGACACGCCCGCGCTGAGGGACTGCCCCTCTCCGAGTCTTCAAAAGACGCCGACCCACGCG CCCTGCTCTCCCGGTCCCGTGGCTCCGCCTCCCAGTCGCccggcgaaggaggaggaggccgacggCCAGCCGCCGAGCAAGCCGAAGCCGGCCCCCCTGACTCCCACCAAGCTCCACCCGGCGCCGTTGCCCTCCTCGCCGGTCCACTACCCCGGACCCTCCCTCCTGCACTCCCCCAAGCCGCAGGGCTCTCCCTACCGCGGCCAGAGGGCGCTGTTCTCCGCTCCGCCTCAAGCCCTGCCCCCGGCGCAGACTCCGACCGGCCCGGCCGCTTTCCCCCAGTACAACGCGCAGAGTgacccgcccccgcccccgcctcctccaccggcTACGGCGGCGTATTTTCCTAGCCAGAGCGCCTCGCCCGCCGGGCCCTTCCCTGGGTTTAAACCTGCCGTCGCCCCCCCGTACCCTCCTGGTTCTCAGCCCCTGATGCAGACTATTCCCCACAGTGTGCATTACCAGAGCTCCGcggcgccgccgcccccccctccgcccccacaCCCGATGTCTGGCCCCACCCTGCTGCACGTCAACCTGCAGCCGTCTCCCATCCAGCAACACCAGCTCATGCTGAGCACCGCcgccccacctcctcccccccctcctccctcgcaGGGCCAGGCCCCTCAGCAGCAGCCTCCCGCCGGCAGCGCCTTGTTGTCGCTgacccctcccccgccgcctcccccgcctccccccgcgCCCTCGACCAACGCCCAGATGCAGCCCCACCACTTTCAGAACTTGGGGGCTTTTCAGCCGGCGTTGCTGCACCCAGGCGCCACCGCCAACCCGTCAGTGCCCCCGTCGACCTACCCGCCACCCCTACAGCAGACCGGActgcccccacctccccctccacccccccaacaGACTCAACAAGGCCAGGCCCAGGCCGCTGCCTCCCCTCGTGGCGCCCCTGCGTCCTCGACCCCCTTCCACAGCTCGGGCTACCTGAGCACTGGGTGGCACTGa